A window of Gallaecimonas kandeliae genomic DNA:
AGCACACCAGTACGCCCAGCTTGCCCACCGAAGTCTGGATGGGTTCAAAGCCGAGATCGCCCGGGGTGAAGTAGAACTTTTCAAAAAAGCCGGGATCGTCCGGGATGTGCATCTTGCGGTACTTGCCGGCGATGCTGCCGTCGCTCTCCAGCACCACGGCGGTGTTGTGGTAGAGGCCGGGGGCGCGCTTCTCGAAAAGGCTGGCGACGATGACGATACCCAGCTCTTTGGCCAGGGCACCGAACAGCTCGGTGCTGGGGCCGGGGATGGGCTCGGCCAAGTCGAAGAGGTCGGTGCTTTCCACCTGGCAGAAGTAGAGGCTGCGGTGCAGCTCCTGCAGCACCACCAGCTTGGCGCCGTTTTCGGCGGCGTCCGTAATGCCTTCGATGGTCTTGGCGAGGTTGGCTTCGAGGTCGCCAGTGCAGGCGTGCTGCACCAGGCCCACATTCAGGATGCTCATAGTTCCACTCCGGGGGGCAGCAGGCTCAGGGTGCCCTGGGGCAGCTGCATGGTCACGCAGTGCAGGCTGCCGTGTTGCTCGATAAGGGGCAGGCAGTTGAGGCCCACCACGTCGAAGCCCGGGAAGGCCTCGCTGATGGCAGCCAGGGCTTCCTCGTCGCGATCGTCGTTGTAGACGGGCACCAGCACGGCACCGTTGCAGATCAAGAAGTTGGCGTAGGTGGCCGGCAGGCGCTGGCCTTCGTCGTCATAGACCTCGAAGGGCCAGGGCAGGGGTACCAGCTTGTAGGGCTTGCCGTCGGCGTCGGTCATGGCTTCGAGTTCTTCTTCCATCTTCTGGAAGGCGTCGAAGTGTTCGTCCTCCGGGTCGTCGCACTTGACGTAGGCGATGACGTTGTTGGGGCAGAGGCGGGCCAGGGTGTCGATGTGGCTGTCGGTGTCGTCACCGGCCAGGTAGCCGTGGTTGAGCCAGTTGAT
This region includes:
- a CDS encoding carbon-nitrogen hydrolase — encoded protein: MSILNVGLVQHACTGDLEANLAKTIEGITDAAENGAKLVVLQELHRSLYFCQVESTDLFDLAEPIPGPSTELFGALAKELGIVIVASLFEKRAPGLYHNTAVVLESDGSIAGKYRKMHIPDDPGFFEKFYFTPGDLGFEPIQTSVGKLGVLVCWDQWFPEAARLMAMSGAELLIYPTAIGWNPDDDEAEQNRQRDAWVTIQRAHAVANGVPVVSVNRVGHESDPAGGPGTEFWGTSFVAGPQGEFLFEADTGSELSVVVPVDLGRSESVRRWWPYLRDRRIDHYGDLLKIYRD